Proteins encoded together in one Terriglobus saanensis SP1PR4 window:
- a CDS encoding PP2C family protein-serine/threonine phosphatase gives MATKRKVRIEWAMQTHVGLVRHTNQDAVGAEVEGGLFVVCDGMGGAAAGELAAHMAVQIFLREAHRGGPDRGSVIANAALVANREVYAYAQDNPRLRGMGTTLVALSVGVNVPAKANTIPLAITHIGDSRCYRFRGSTLELLTEDHSLVGEQVRLGEMSEEEAAASPMRNVITRAVGTAAEVEADLLRAEGLEGDVYLLASDGLTRDLSEKEIAELLELNDASLETAAEKLVQAANDAGGGDNTTVVLVRVGF, from the coding sequence TTGGCGACAAAGCGAAAAGTACGGATCGAGTGGGCGATGCAGACGCATGTGGGCCTCGTGCGTCACACAAACCAGGACGCTGTGGGCGCGGAGGTCGAAGGCGGTCTCTTCGTCGTCTGCGATGGCATGGGCGGTGCTGCAGCGGGTGAGTTGGCTGCGCACATGGCGGTGCAGATCTTTCTGCGCGAGGCCCATCGGGGCGGTCCCGATAGGGGATCGGTGATCGCCAACGCTGCTCTTGTGGCGAACCGCGAAGTCTATGCGTACGCGCAGGACAACCCGCGTTTGCGCGGCATGGGAACGACTCTGGTTGCGCTCTCGGTTGGTGTGAACGTACCGGCTAAGGCAAACACCATTCCCTTGGCGATTACGCACATAGGCGACTCGCGTTGCTACCGATTTCGTGGCAGCACGTTGGAGCTGCTGACGGAAGACCATTCCCTTGTAGGCGAGCAGGTACGCCTGGGCGAGATGTCCGAAGAAGAGGCTGCCGCTTCACCCATGCGGAATGTAATCACGCGCGCCGTAGGGACGGCTGCCGAGGTAGAGGCTGACCTTCTCCGCGCCGAAGGTCTTGAAGGCGATGTGTACCTTCTCGCCTCGGATGGCCTGACGCGCGATCTCTCGGAGAAGGAGATCGCGGAGCTCTTGGAGCTTAATGATGCATCTCTGGAGACAGCAGCGGAGAAGTTGGTCCAGGCCGCGAATGACGCGGGTGGTGGAGACAATACGACGGTCGTCCTGGTACGCGTAGGCTTCTAA
- the atpC gene encoding ATP synthase F1 subunit epsilon codes for MAEETNNTTGLLKIRLVTPDRILIDTTAEAIELPALCGYMEALYGAAPLLAELGAGEVKLHGGASGDAKFFVAWGFVEVLPERVTVLAETAQKPEEIDPTQAQKELESAQKDWNESGDDADKYEYARAEIRVAEEKIAASKDR; via the coding sequence TTGGCTGAAGAAACGAACAATACGACGGGCCTGCTGAAGATTCGTCTGGTGACGCCGGACCGCATCCTCATCGACACAACGGCGGAGGCGATTGAGCTTCCGGCGCTGTGTGGGTACATGGAAGCGCTGTACGGGGCGGCACCGCTGCTGGCGGAGCTGGGCGCAGGCGAAGTGAAGCTGCACGGCGGAGCTTCGGGCGACGCAAAGTTCTTCGTCGCCTGGGGATTTGTCGAGGTGCTTCCGGAGCGCGTGACCGTGCTTGCAGAGACGGCGCAGAAGCCGGAAGAGATCGATCCGACGCAGGCGCAGAAGGAACTCGAGTCGGCGCAGAAGGACTGGAACGAGTCCGGCGACGATGCGGACAAGTACGAGTACGCCCGCGCGGAGATTCGCGTAGCCGAAGAGAAGATCGCAGCCAGCAAAGACCGCTAA
- a CDS encoding SDR family oxidoreductase — MKIVVIGGSGLIGSRVVAKLSALGHEAVAASPSSGVNTLTGEGIAEVLQGAQVVIDVANSPSFEDATALEFFSKSAHNLFPAEIAAGVKHHIALSVVGADVMTDMGYMRAKIAQEAAIQASGVPYTIVRATQFFEFMGQIAEGYTKDNVAHVPSVLMQPIAADDVAAALAQVALEEPINRTVELAGPESLRMDELVRQFLAARKDPREVVSDPGGSYFGAVVTDQTLRPGISPLLGTAHFGDWILSE, encoded by the coding sequence ATGAAGATCGTAGTGATTGGCGGAAGTGGTCTGATCGGTTCACGTGTGGTTGCGAAGCTCAGCGCGCTCGGTCATGAGGCCGTGGCAGCGTCTCCCTCGTCGGGAGTCAACACGTTGACGGGCGAGGGCATCGCCGAAGTCTTGCAGGGTGCGCAGGTCGTCATCGACGTGGCGAATTCGCCCTCTTTCGAAGATGCGACGGCCCTTGAGTTCTTCAGCAAGTCAGCCCACAATCTCTTCCCGGCGGAGATCGCGGCAGGTGTAAAGCATCACATTGCTCTCTCCGTCGTAGGTGCGGATGTGATGACGGACATGGGCTATATGCGGGCCAAGATCGCGCAGGAGGCGGCGATCCAGGCCTCGGGCGTGCCGTACACCATCGTTCGCGCAACCCAGTTCTTCGAGTTCATGGGCCAGATCGCCGAGGGTTACACGAAAGACAACGTAGCGCACGTTCCCTCCGTCCTGATGCAACCCATCGCGGCAGACGACGTCGCTGCAGCACTCGCTCAAGTGGCTTTAGAGGAGCCGATCAACCGCACCGTCGAACTGGCCGGACCAGAGAGCCTCCGCATGGACGAACTGGTGCGGCAGTTCCTTGCGGCGCGGAAGGATCCCAGGGAGGTGGTCTCCGATCCCGGTGGAAGCTACTTCGGCGCCGTGGTGACGGACCAGACGCTGAGGCCTGGGATTAGTCCTCTGCTGGGGACAGCGCACTTCGGTGACTGGATTCTCTCTGAGTAG
- a CDS encoding DNA-methyltransferase — translation MPSKRSALGQVVHAENLGFLQTLPSESVDLIYIDPPFNTGRVQKRTRMKTVRDEAGDRTGFGGARYRTEKLAEAAAYEDTFDDFLGFIRPRLEEAYRILKPHGALFFHIDPRESHYCKVMLDQIFTRPCFQNEIIWAYDYGARSTKRWPGKHDTILWYTKHPTKYTFNLAACDRIEYMAPTLVGAEKAARGKTPTDVWWHTIVSPTGKEKTGYPTQKPLGVLNRIVKVHTKPKDTVLDFFAGSGTTGEAAAKNKRRFILVDQSEEAVGIMQKRLAKYL, via the coding sequence ATGCCCTCGAAACGCTCCGCACTTGGTCAGGTCGTTCACGCGGAGAACCTTGGCTTCCTGCAAACGCTCCCCAGCGAGAGCGTCGACCTCATCTATATCGACCCGCCCTTCAATACGGGCCGCGTCCAGAAGCGTACGCGCATGAAGACCGTCCGCGACGAAGCGGGCGACCGCACCGGCTTTGGCGGTGCGCGCTACCGTACCGAGAAGCTCGCCGAGGCCGCGGCCTACGAAGACACCTTTGACGACTTTCTCGGTTTCATTCGGCCGCGTCTGGAGGAGGCCTATCGCATCCTGAAACCGCACGGCGCACTCTTCTTTCACATCGACCCGCGCGAAAGCCACTACTGCAAAGTCATGCTGGACCAGATCTTCACACGCCCTTGTTTTCAGAACGAGATCATCTGGGCGTACGACTACGGCGCGCGCTCCACCAAGCGCTGGCCCGGCAAGCACGACACCATCCTCTGGTATACCAAGCACCCGACGAAGTACACCTTCAACCTCGCTGCCTGCGACCGGATTGAGTACATGGCTCCTACGCTGGTAGGCGCGGAAAAAGCTGCGCGGGGTAAGACGCCTACGGACGTCTGGTGGCACACGATCGTCTCCCCTACCGGGAAAGAGAAGACGGGTTATCCGACGCAGAAGCCTCTTGGGGTGCTGAACCGCATCGTCAAGGTTCATACAAAACCGAAGGATACGGTGCTGGATTTTTTTGCGGGCTCGGGGACGACGGGCGAGGCTGCTGCGAAGAATAAGCGACGGTTTATTCTTGTGGACCAGAGTGAGGAGGCTGTTGGGATTATGCAGAAGCGGCTTGCCAAGTATCTGTAG
- a CDS encoding metallophosphoesterase family protein — MLTPNRRDFLSLLGGSAAAAAIGTRTAFAAPKPETFEFLFLTDTHLQPELNAAQGCDMAFKKARGVKADFALQGGDHVFDTMDVSKERALSLFDLYAKTEQDLGLKLYHTCGNHDCFGVSSKGKTSESDQLYGKKMFEEHFGRAYYSFDHKGVHFMVLDSVQPLPGGMGYEGHIDEAQLAWIADDLGKLSPTTPVIVSIHIPLVTAYESYLKAAPDGKTKRGSLSVNNSDLVVKQFEGRNVLGVLQGHTHIWETVTWHGVPYITGGAVSGNWWKGTHMGTAEGYTVVRVENGKMSTRYETYGFKSVAPENT; from the coding sequence ATGCTCACCCCCAACCGTAGAGACTTTCTTAGCCTTCTGGGCGGCTCCGCAGCCGCTGCCGCCATCGGCACCAGGACCGCGTTTGCTGCACCAAAGCCCGAGACGTTTGAATTTCTCTTCCTGACCGATACCCATCTGCAGCCGGAGCTGAATGCGGCGCAGGGATGCGATATGGCCTTCAAGAAAGCGCGGGGTGTAAAGGCCGACTTCGCCCTGCAGGGTGGCGATCACGTCTTCGACACAATGGATGTCTCCAAGGAGCGCGCTCTTTCGCTCTTCGACCTCTACGCCAAGACGGAGCAGGACCTTGGCCTGAAGCTTTACCACACCTGCGGAAACCACGATTGCTTCGGTGTCTCCAGCAAGGGGAAGACGAGCGAGAGCGATCAGCTCTACGGCAAGAAGATGTTCGAGGAGCACTTCGGGCGCGCCTACTACAGCTTCGACCACAAAGGCGTGCACTTCATGGTGCTGGACTCTGTGCAGCCGCTGCCAGGCGGTATGGGGTACGAGGGGCACATCGACGAGGCCCAGCTTGCGTGGATCGCAGACGACCTCGGAAAACTGTCTCCCACGACTCCCGTGATCGTGTCGATCCATATTCCGTTGGTGACGGCCTATGAGTCGTACCTGAAGGCAGCTCCTGACGGAAAGACCAAGCGCGGCAGCCTTTCGGTCAACAACTCAGATCTGGTAGTGAAGCAGTTCGAGGGACGCAACGTCCTGGGCGTTCTGCAGGGCCACACGCACATCTGGGAGACGGTGACCTGGCATGGTGTCCCCTACATCACTGGCGGCGCTGTGAGCGGCAACTGGTGGAAGGGCACACACATGGGGACCGCCGAGGGCTATACCGTGGTGCGCGTAGAGAACGGCAAAATGTCGACGCGGTATGAGACCTACGGATTCAAGAGCGTGGCTCCGGAAAATACCTAG